Below is a genomic region from Vanessa tameamea isolate UH-Manoa-2023 chromosome 14, ilVanTame1 primary haplotype, whole genome shotgun sequence.
CCCATAAGTCGAAGCCTTTGTTCCGAGACACATGAGGAATTGGCTCTTTTCCAATTTCTTATCACAGTCAACAGAATGAAAGATATGCACTAACGTCTCGTCCGCTATTCTATACACCGTTAAATTCGACTTTATTAAAGTCTCGAACAATTGCACGTCCTCCAAACCCCACCCTTTTATATTCAAATCGAAACCACCGACTCTATCAAAGtcacatttataaatactaagtatacCAAAACCGTATTGTCTGAAATAACCGAAATCATCATTTATCACTTTACTATATTTCAAATTCGCTAATTCTCTATCACTTTTAGTAGCACCATCTTCGCTTTCAACGTATTTACCTAAATCTGTATTCATAACGAGAGTTTCGTCTTTGAACTTATTATAATCGTCGCCGTAAACGACCTCAGGATTGTATTCACTGAATACGATTGGCAAGTACACTTGGTGGTATTTGACTGTGTTGATTCTTATTCTCCTGAGGGTCACGTGGTTAAACATCATGTCCACGTCTATGAAGAAAACTAAATTGTCACTAGAACACTGTTTGATACCTTCCGTTAAGGCGGCACCTCTCGAAAATGTCGTTGAACCCAtttgaactatttttatatcttttccaTAGACATCCCTGTAGTGATTTACCAAAGATTCTGAATTTGAGTAATCTAATGGGCTTTTGCTATCTAAATATAGTACTACGATAAGCGACACAGCTTCGTCGCTTTTTAAGACGATATCTTCGTAATTCTTCATAAATCGATTGAAGACCTCAAACCTTCCTAGCAATGGGAGAACGAAGTGTATCCGTCTATCATAGATGGGGTATTCGTATTCATCGTCACTCCATTTCAGGACCTTTGGTAAATTACTCTGTATTTTAAGCAAACTGTTTTCAAATGCTTCTCTGACGTTCAATTTGCTGATATCAAGGAAACTGTTTTGACCCTGTGGATCGTCGAAGTCTTCGTAATCGTTCTGATAATTTTTCCCGTTGAGATCTAATTGTTCGAGAATTTCCGGCTCTTCAACTGGTGGCGGTTCGCCCATGGGCAACTCTCGTATGTCAGTCCCTGGAAAAAATGTTGAGAAAGATTATAACTTCCATAGTAATGATCAgtgtaaaattgatattatggAATTAAAGTAAATGAAACACTCCACAAACGCCTTATTGGCTGAAGAGGCTAGTAAAATTTTCGTACAGAGAATCGGGATTATATTTTAACGAAGATATCCCACTAGAATTCTTGGCATCATTCCAGGTTTCCatgtttgttttgtatgtatgctggttatttttatttttaatctagtatacatttatttaagctaaaatatataaatcattcttaatatgtaatgattatgAATTCTTCAGTAGTTGAACCTAAATACCATTAACATTCTTGtctaatatatatagattaaataagtacatataaagTTTTACCAGATTGTTGTGATTTAGAGGTacgggtaaattaaaaaaagaataaaataaattgtatatctgtgaagttatattaatatttcggaCAAAAAACTCTACAAATTGTCTGTACATCGAAACATATTCtcatctttaattatttttttgtatatgttaaagaaattttatatcGACAGATGTAAACAAGTACAAACAACTTCATccaaaatttttgaataataattgattgaaTTCAAGTTCAGGCAATATcctttttttgtgtaatttaaaaatgtatgtacaccGACTTAGTAAACTACAAACCTGATTTTTTAATCGTAGGTAATAATGAAAAAGTTTTGAGGTATTCATGTCAGTGGAGTATTAGAGTTACGTAATAGTCGACACTGACCCGTGAAGGACTGCTGCAGGTACGCGTGTCGCCTCACGGCGGCGGTGAGCTTGCGTCCGCGGTAGCGCCGGTAGCGCAGCAGGAGGTCCAGCACGTGGTCGGCGCCGTGCAGCGGCTGCAGGCGCGTGTAACCGTACAGCAACTCGTTGAAGTCGATCACGCGCCCGCGCTGGCGTGACGGCGCGTTTATTATCTCCATCACCTGGAACAGACCACGCCGTCACAGTTGTCAGtagaaaattttgtaaatttatttgatacttaATAGCCTTATAGTATGCTAGTGTAATAAATGTGTATTAATATGTTACTGTGTCGAAAGAGGCCTTATAACTGGCGATGCTCAATGCAATAGAGATGTTGCCAGCTACTTActcaattatttgtatattcataaaCAACGAAGGAACATTTTGCTGTGGTCCAATTTGAAAGCTATTGTGACAACTGATGTATGAGTATGAGTAATGGTCATAATAAGATGGCAAttctaaagtaaaaaatattgtaaagtatattatagCGAATTGATGTAAGCTGACCTCTCTTATGACGTCATCGAGAGCCTCTTTCATCGGAGTTTCGATCCTCCGCTTAGGGTTGGAATGGCTCACAGAATAAATAGACTTGCTAATGAAATCGAAAGGCACGATGTCCTCCACTGTGTCCGGTTTGTACCTGTTAAAGTCTATTGGAGCACCtgaaataggaaaaaaatattttgaattttgtgtCCATTCGTAgtgaatgtttattaataaaatctttgtctataataatataatttggcaTTTGCGTAGCGTCGTGTTCAATGGCAGAAAATGAAAACCGCTTTTGTAATCTCGACCGCACCACTAAACATGGCAGAGGTGCCCTAGGTGAActgaattactatttttataatttaaaataacgttttctatgtccatttttaaatacaagcacatattaataaaaaactgtgAAATTACTAGTTACGGGATAGTAATAGTTCGGTCAATTTATCGAATAATTGTCAGTAGTAGGAAGTTCGTTTTTAGATTTCAAATTTGGCCGTGCTGTTGTGACACGTAAAAGTTCAGTGCCCGAACTCTCTTTACTGTGTCGTCGCAAATTACTGTCttatcggattataagagtgaggcAATAGAGGGTGCATttatgtttgcacacacactgaTGCACCATGAAATCCCATTCACAGATAGCTAGTCACCGATAAGAAAGGCCACCATGGATAAAATCTGTCAGCAATATACatgatatcattataattatggtTGACGCGACTTTTTTGGACACATATCAGTAATTTGTGTTAACGATACACTTTGATTTGTATTTGGATCTTCAAAAACGTAAACCTAACTGGTATCCGAGACTTACGTAAAAAATCcaaaccaataataattaagaaataaatttatataatttttatttgttaatgccaaataacaataatctAGTATCATCTTCGCCTTCTCACTTTTATTAtactacttatataaataagttaggTGAATCTCACTAAATAATCTTTACCCCTATAAACTTACTGATATAAAGCAGTTTTTGATTCGGTTTAACCCTTATATAAGCTCAATTAATtttacctaatattttattgttgccCAAGTACCCCGGTTCTCCTATTTTTACAGGGAAGAGCGGAACGTCGCCAGGGAGCACGAAGTTTGCCACTTCGTCGGTTGCGACCCCGAGTTTACGAACAGATGATGATATATCCCTGTGAAGATCTAACGATTGTTCTCTGAGGTCCTGGATGTGAAGATTCTGAAATCATATAAAGTGAACTCATCAATTCAGGCTCCAAACTCtcattacaaaatgtataactAACAAAGTGTGTTTTCCAAATTGAAATGCCACTCACAGTTATTAATTCGTTTGAATTCCAAATTATATCCAAATATTTTCGTTTCTATTTCCcgttatttgtaatacaattcAAATCGTTATTAATAGAAAACAGGAGCTTTACTTATTATCAGTCATTAAGATTAGCGACAACCTTTATAACTAACTTGAATAGTGTAGTTTTATGACTTAAGGAAGAtccattgtttttaaaacaatattatgtgaAGCAATACGTTAGCGGTCCTGGATTTTACACGATGCAATTTATACCTTATCTtaattgagatatttttaaataaaattgatatctgTATCAAAATcctactgaataaaaaaatatatttttgactgctgataaaaatagaaatgtaGTTTCGAAGATACTAAATACCACAACCTGACTTGTGATATgtaagatatacatatttgttttctaTGCAGTACAATACGAGGGACGGTGTACACACAACGATACCAAATACGTAGATgtattttaccatttttatctagatttattttatatataaaagaaccAAGAAGAAATGGTTACTCCAGTGAATAAAGACTTAATCGACTTTTTCGTgtgataaatttgaataaattaatttcatgctTGGCGGTTAAAGAAGACGCAAGAAAATCTACATGTACTTGTAAACCCACTAGCTGACATTGGAGCAACGTGTAAGAAGCTTCGATTCTTTAAGAAGAGACTGTTCAACCCGTGGTACTATAGCATATTGCTACTTTcctttatacttaaaaattatctataatacGTGAACATGAAAATTTGGAGTACAAcgttaacttttaatattttgccaAACCTTTGGTTTCGTATGTGATATATAACATTAGACGTGATTTactaataaacttaacaaatctGCTCACtgacatttaattatgttatgttttaatacATTCGCTTATCGTATCCGTTGTCTGGACGCACATAAACCGTTCAATGCACTGTTTTATCTCCTCTCAGAATCGAGTGTAGCAGGATGTCTTAAACCTTGTCGATTCCTAATCTTTAAAGTACTTGTAAATACAATACTTTATTAATCCTTGCGATTATCTATAACgacatttgtatttgtaaacaacgaagtttattataaaagtatatagaaTATTCGATAGTATTCAGTGCTACCAAATTATAGAACTCATGAAGAAATATccggaaaaaaaaataaacactatttattcaaattgcATAATGTAAAGGAGCTATTAAACATTATACGTAATTCATATAACGCATtagttctaaatataatttgcatgAAAATCTGTTTTAATGTCTTCGctcaatatcttaataaaaaaaacaataaaaatgttgtcCTGAATATATGAATGCATAGACAGGGCCATTCGGGATGATGTAAGGATTCTACCGATACCAATACATCCAAATCTGTtctcatttaaaagttatggtttaataaagaaaatgaaatacatagtTGCATTGACCATAACTCCTTCTCTTCCTTTTGTGGGGAGTCGTGTACAAAAGATAAATGCAATTTACATTCCTTCacgtaaataaagtaaaactagACGTAATAGGGTAATAAATTGTAGTCTTTATATTCCTATAACTATTGTATTCTAAAGAAGACCTGTACTATAAAATTCGAAGTAGAATATACGTtcagaatttgttttaaatacaagtataattcaattataacaagttttacaaaatcataattttttgttaactttttcaaacattaattatatccagatataatttattatccatTGTCCTGTTATAGACGTTAGTGACAGTAGGGATACAATATTAATACTCAAAATGCACTAAAAATAGAATAGTTGATCACTACAAAGAAATAGAAAATGTGATGTATTAATCTC
It encodes:
- the LOC113398530 gene encoding chondroitin sulfate synthase 1; translation: MPRRSKWMHLVAGVVAGVTLGVFLKLCLRTSSRTSIEACPDAAKLYVAPDPLSIIDLRTGETIYNSNRTLVFVGVMTAEQYLTTRARAVFDTWAQDLPGRIAFFSSEVSRAPGLPLIPLRSVDDSYPPQKKSFLMLLYMYEHYGERFEWFMRADDDVYVRGDKLGEFLRSVDSRKPQFIGQAGRGTSSERDALALDYNENFCMGGPGVLISRETLRRVAPHVKYCLKHLYTTHEDVELGRCVAKFAGVSCTWSYDMQTILHHNGSGAAAYTGRLKKREVHRAITLHPVKDHRQMYRLHTYFKNLHIQDLREQSLDLHRDISSSVRKLGVATDEVANFVLPGDVPLFPVKIGEPGYLGNNKILGAPIDFNRYKPDTVEDIVPFDFISKSIYSVSHSNPKRRIETPMKEALDDVIREVMEIINAPSRQRGRVIDFNELLYGYTRLQPLHGADHVLDLLLRYRRYRGRKLTAAVRRHAYLQQSFTGTDIRELPMGEPPPVEEPEILEQLDLNGKNYQNDYEDFDDPQGQNSFLDISKLNVREAFENSLLKIQSNLPKVLKWSDDEYEYPIYDRRIHFVLPLLGRFEVFNRFMKNYEDIVLKSDEAVSLIVVLYLDSKSPLDYSNSESLVNHYRDVYGKDIKIVQMGSTTFSRGAALTEGIKQCSSDNLVFFIDVDMMFNHVTLRRIRINTVKYHQVYLPIVFSEYNPEVVYGDDYNKFKDETLVMNTDLGKYVESEDGATKSDRELANLKYSKVINDDFGYFRQYGFGILSIYKCDFDRVGGFDLNIKGWGLEDVQLFETLIKSNLTVYRIADETLVHIFHSVDCDKKLEKSQFLMCLGTKASTYGSEKHMTYYMLNHPEVLWPQEEKGAS